Proteins from a single region of Orcinus orca chromosome 20, mOrcOrc1.1, whole genome shotgun sequence:
- the PEG3 gene encoding paternally-expressed gene 3 protein isoform X5, which yields MLPPKYLSATKPKRSWAPNLCELDSDLSQEPDAAIGEAATDSEFFHQRFRNFLYVEFVGPRKTLLKLRNLCLDWLQPETRTKEEIIELLVLEQYLTILPEKIKPWVRAKKPENCEKLVTLLENYKEMYEPEDDTSSDAHSEGSMSRKAAEAPPPHSACCSDRDWDRDWDRDWDRDWERAREREHRKGRGRDLESRARWPYARSPRSRFHQRDLSLPLMEKVAFAKEREHKRRDSVMDYETRSQDAVSYQDVVALTEDRKPQNPVQDNMENYRKLLSLGVQLAEDDGHSHMTQGHSSRSKRSAYPSTSRGLKTMPETKKSAHRRGICEDESSHGVIMEKFIKDVSRNSKSGRAREPSDRLQRFPRRPDSDWKEVPFNKRESVIQERGHEGNAFGGGGFNLNSNLVSRKRVLERKRRYHFDTDGKGSMHGRRGGARKRPFERSEVRKAASGSSLSAPPVPQLQPFDFGATPYVCDECGRSFSVISGFVEHQITHTRENLYEYGESFLHSVAVSEVQKRQAGGKRFECKECGEPFNKSAALAEHRKIHARDCLAGCKDEEYEEPFMPSPTFRELQKIYGKDKFYECRVCKETFLHSSALIEHQKTHGRDDKGSERGEAFKPSPALNELQKMYGKEKMYECKVCGETFHHSASLKEHHKIHTQGNPFENKGKVCEETFIPGQSLKRRQKTYPTEKAYDFQDGGDAFRQNSDLIEHQKIHSRKNLFEGRGYEKSVIHSVSFPESQKSHTITRPPEDEEDEKAFTVSSNPDDSREALSYERNPYERSFIHSSAFPGAHKSHSKPRVIAEATVQSSGATEHWKVHAGESTSERKGYERSVIHSLAAFRPPRGRGGNELLGCDEQQESSAYLSDPCGQPQKTLALESPYAGGKNNIFKGSFVHGASHTVTQDSLAGEGPSGWKKDGEPSVPKSDVREHQKARAKKKNIERRIYETSVIHSLRFGEPQTFHPREKFYECPECGESFVHSSDLTEHQKIHDRKKPSGSENYIRSVIRSIASTDPQTSYAGQSAQMSYAEEPAQTSYAEPPAQTSYAEPPAQTSYAEPPAQTTYAEPPAQTTYAEQPVRNECKECGECFATVEDLGIHQKIYAREKFHGGELFGDSVIQGLDGPRQEEPRQEGPDEPDEPEDTIYGCKDCGLGFVDRTDLKDHQKVHGREYLIDSREYAHSVTHTPSVSEYQKDYIGEQLYECPACGESFVHSSFLFEHQKIHEQDQFYGHRRYDEPFMQPLVISPQRPRAPQKSPPAGTSLQCQVCGQDFIHGSVLNEHMRVHAGDSLLEQGQGSTDAVSPGSAPTDLQRDQAKDKHYECATCGESFPSQADLREHMRIHEKDKPYDYGATFVHTSFLTEPPRRDSPFYECKDCGKSFIHNTVLTKHQKLHLEEEEAAAAAQEVEANVLVPREVLRIQGSNVEAAEPEVEAAEPEVEAAEPNVEAAEPNGEAEGPEGEAAEPNGEAEQPNGEAEQPNGDADEPDGAGIEDPEERAEEPEGDADEPDGAGIEDPEEEGDDQEIQVEEPYYDCRECGETFTSNSAYGEHLKTHARVIIFEPGSVYGESSHYTEHASTSSNDSGRADDKYFKCDVCGQVFTDRLSLARHQNTHTG from the exons ATGCTGCCTCCAAAGTACTTGTCTGCCACCAAACCCAAGAGGTCTTGGGCCCCAAATCTGTGTGAGCTAGACAGTGACTTGTCTCAGGAGCCGGATGCCGCCATAGGAGAAGCCGCCACTGACTCTGAATTCTTTCATCAGAGGTTTCGGAACTTCCTCTACGTGGAATTTGTCGGGCCTCGGAAGACCCTGCTCAAACTCCGAAACCTCTGCCTCGATTGGTTGCAGCCGGAGACTCGCACCAAGGAGGAGATTATCGAGCTCTTGGTCCTCGAGCAGTACCTGACCATCCTTCCAGAAAAGATCAAGCCTTGGGTGCGTGCAAAAAAGCCAGAGAACTGCGAGAAGCTCGTTACTCTGCTGGAAAATTACAAGGAGATGTACGAACCGGAAG ACGACACCAGCAGTGACGCCCACAGCGAAGGCAGCATGAGCCGGAAGGCAGCAGAGGCCCCGCCGCCACACTCCGCCTGCTGCA GTGACCGGGACTGGGACCGGGACTGGGACCGAGACTGGGACCGAGACTGGGAGCGAGCCCGCGAGCGGGAGCACCGGAAAGGCAGAGGCAGGGACCTGGAGTCCCGGGCCCGCTGGCCGTACGCCCGGAGCCCCAGGAGCA GGTTTCATCAGCGGGATCTTTCCCTTCCCCTGATGGAGAAAGTGGCTTTTGCAAAGGAAAGAGAGCACAAACGTCGGGACTCTGTGATGGATTACGAGACAAGATCACAG GATGCGGTGTCGTACCAGGATGTGGTGGCCCTCACCGAGGACCGGAAGCCCCAGAACCCGGTTCAGGACAACATGGAGAACTACCGGAAGCTGCTCTCGCTGG GGGTTCAGCTTGCCGAGGACGACGGCCACTCGCACATGACCCAGGGCCACTCGTCACGGTCAAAGAGAAGTGCCTACCCGAGCACCAGTCGAG GTCTGAAAACTATGCCTGAAACCAAAAAGTCAGCCCATCGGCGGGGGATCTGTGAAGATGAATCTTCCCACGGGGTGATAATGGAAAAGTTCATCAAGGACGTTTCGCGCAACTCCAAGTCGGGAAGGGCAAGGGAACCTAGCGATCGGCTGCAGAGGTTCCCCAGGAGGCCAGACAGTGACTGGAAGGAAGTTCCATTCAACAAGAGGGAGTCGGTGATTCAGGAGAGGGGCCATGAAGGGAATGCCTTTGGGGGAGGAGGCTTTAATTTGAACTCAAACCTTGTTTCCAGAAAGAGAGTTCTTGAGAGAAAAAGGCGCTATCATTTTGACACAGATGGGAAGGGCTCCATGCACGGTCGGAGAGGTGGTGCAAGGAAGCGGCCCTTTGAGCGCAGCGAGGTGAGGAAGGCCGCTAGTGGGAGCAGCCTTAGCGCGCCGCCCGTCCCCCAGTTGCAGCCCTTTGACTTTGGGGCGACGCCCTATGTGTGTGATGAGTGCGGGAGGTCCTTCAGCGTGATTTCGGGGTTTGTGGAGCATCAGATCACGCACACCAGGGAGAATCTGTATGAGTACGGCGAGTCCTTTCTTCATAGTGTGGCCGTCAGTGAGGTTCAGAAAAGGCAGGCCGGAGGGAAACGCTTTGAATGTAAGGAGTGTGGGGAACCCTTCAATAAGAGCGCCGCCCTGGCCGAGCATCGGAAAATTCACGCTAGAGATTGCCTTGCGGGGTGTAAGGACGAGGAGTACGAGGAGCCCTTCATGCCCAGCCCAACCTTCAGGGAGCTCCAGAAGATATACGGGAAGGACAAATTCTATGAATGCAGGGTGTGCAAGGAAACCTTCCTTCATAGTTCTGCCCTGATCGAGCACCAGAAAACCCATGGCCGAGATGACAAAGGTAGTGAGCGTGGGGAAGCCTTCAAACCCAGCCCAGCGCTTAACGAGCTGCAGAAGATGTATGGGAAAGAGAAAATGTACGAGTGCAAGGTGTGCGGGGAGACCTTTCATCACAGCGCATCCCTGAAAGAGCACCACAAGATCCACACCCAAGGAAACCCATTTGAAAACAAGGGCAAAGTGTGTGAGGAAACCTTCATTCCTGGTCAGTCCCTTAAAAGACGCCAGAAAACCTACCCAACGGAGAAGGCCTACGACTTCCAAGATGGTGGGGATGCCTTTAGGCAAAACTCAGACCTCATCGAGCATCAGAAAATTCATTCTCGGAAGAACCTCTTTGAAGGCCGGGGGTACGAGAAGTCTGTCATTCACAGTGTGTCCTTCCCCGAATCTCAGAAGAGTCACACTATAACAAGGCCACCTGAGGACGAGGAAGACGAGAAGGCATTCACTGTCAGCTCCAATCCTGATGACAGCCGGGAAGCCCTGTCCTACGAGAGGAACCCCTATGAGAGGTCTTTCATTCACAGCTCAGCCTTCCCTGGGGCTCATAAAAGTCACAGCAAACCGAGAGTGATAGCAGAGGCGACCGTTCAGAGCTCGGGTGCCACCGAACACTGGAAAGTCCACGCTGGGGAGAGCACCTCTGAAAGGAAGGGGTATGAGAGGTCCGTCATCCACAGCCTAGCTGCTTTCAGGCCTCCCCGCGGTCGCGGTGGAAATGAGCTCCTTGGCTGTGACGAGCAGCAGGAGTCCTCCGCTTACCTCTCAGACCCTTGTGGCCAGCCGCAGAAGACCCTTGCCCTAGAGAGCCCCTATGCAGGGGGTAAGAACAACATCTTCAAGGGCTCTTTTGTGCACGGTGCATCCCACACCGTAACTCAGGACAGTCTCGCTGGGGAGGGCCCCAGTGGATGGAAGAAGGATGGTGAACCATCTGTTCCCAAGTCAGATGTGCGCGAGCATCAGAAGGCTCGTGCTAAGAAGAAGAACATCGAGCGTAGGATTTATGAGACCTCTGTAATCCACTCCCTGCGTTTTGGTGAACCTCAAACGTTTCACCCGAGAGAGAAGTTTTACGAATGTCCGGAGTGTGGAGAGTCCTTTGTTCATAGCTCCGACCTCACTGAGCATCAGAAGATTCACGATAGAAAGAAGCCCTCTGGAAGTGAAAACTACATACGATCTGTCATTCGCAGCATAGCCTCCACGGATCCTCAGACCAGTTATGCGGGCCAGTCAGCACAGATGAGTTACGCTGAAGAGCCAGCTCAGACCAGTTATGCTGAACCACCAGCTCAGACCAGTTACGCTGAACCACCAGCTCAGACCAG TTACGCTGAACCACCAGCTCAGACCACTTACGCTGAACCACCAGCTCAGACCACTTACGCTGAACAGCCAGTCCGCAATGAATGTAAGGAGTGTGGGGAGTGTTTTGCCACTGTTGAAGACCTTGGCATACATCAGAAAATCTATGCCCGAGAGAAATTCCATGGTGGGGAGCTGTTTGGAGACTCTGTGATTCAGGGCCTTGATGGACCTCGACAGGAAGAGCCTCGGCAGGAAGGGCCAGACGAGCCAGACGAGCCTGAAGACACCATCTATGGGTGTAAGGACTGTGGGCTGGGCTTCGTGGATCGCACAGACCTCAAGGACCATCAGAAGGTGCACGGCAGAGAGTACCTCATCGACAGCCGCGAGTACGCGCATTCTGTGACGCACACCCCTTCTGTCAGCGAGTATCAGAAAGATTACATTGGAGAGCAGCTTTACGAGTGCCCGGCATGTGGGGAATCCTTCGTTCATAGCTCATTCCTTTTCGAGCATCAGAAGATCCATGAGCAAGACCAGTTTTACGGCCACAGGAGGTATGATGAACCCTTTATGCAGCCCTTGGTCATTAGCCCGCAGCGGCCTCGGGCCCCACAGAAGAGTCCTCCTGCTGGGACGTCCCTGCAATGCCAAGTGTGCGGACAAGACTTCATCCACGGCTCTGTCCTTAACGAACACATGAGAGTCCACGCTGGAGACAGCCTGCTGGAGCAGGGCCAGGGCAGCACAGATGCGGTCAGCCCAGGCTCGGCCCCCACAGACCTTCAGAGAGACCAGGCCAAGGACAAGCACTATGAGTGCGCGACCTGTGGAGAATCCTTCCCCAGCCAGGCCGACCTCCGGGAGCACATGAGGATTCACGAGAAGGACAAGCCCTACGACTATGGGGCCACCTTCGTCCATACCTCCTTCCTCACCGAGCCCCCCAGGAGAGATTCACCCTTCTATGAGTGCAAGGACTGTGGCAAGTCCTTCATCCACAACACAGTCCTCACGAAGCATCAGAAGCTGCACCTCgaggaagaggaagcagcagcagccGCCCAGGAAGTTGAAGCCAACGTCCTCGTTCCACGGGAAGTTCTGCGGATCCAGGGATCAAATGTGGAGGCCGCAGAGCCGGAGGTGGAGGCCGCAGAGCCGGAGGTGGAGGCTGCCGAGCCCAACGTGGAGGCCGCCGAGCCCAACGGAGAGGCCGAGGGGCCGGAGGGGGAGGCCGCCGAGCCCAACGGGGAGGCCGAACAGCCCAACGGAGAGGCCGAACAGCCCAACGGGGATGCTGATGAACCAGACGGGGCAGGGATCGAAGACCCAGAGGAAAGAGCCGAAGAGCCAGAGGGAGATGCGGATGAGCCAGACGGTGCAGGGATCGAGGACCCAGAAGAGGAAGGTGACGACCAGGAGATCCAAGTGGAAGAGCCCTACTACGACTGCAGGGAGTGTGGCGAGACCTTCACCTCCAACTCGGCCTATGGTGAGCACCTGAAAACCCATGCCAGGGTGATAATATTCGAGCCTGGAAGCGTCTACGGGGAAAGCTCCCACTACACCGAGCACGCCAGCACCAGCAGCAATGACAGCGGCAGGGCTGATGACAAGTACTTCAAGTGTGACGTCTGTGGGCAGGTGTTCACTGACCGCCTGTCCCTGGCCAGGCACCAGAACACCCACACCGGCTGA
- the PEG3 gene encoding paternally-expressed gene 3 protein isoform X2: MLPPKYLSATKPKRSWAPNLCELDSDLSQEPDAAIGEAATDSEFFHQRFRNFLYVEFVGPRKTLLKLRNLCLDWLQPETRTKEEIIELLVLEQYLTILPEKIKPWVRAKKPENCEKLVTLLENYKEMYEPEDDTSSDAHSEGSMSRKAAEAPPPHSACCSDRDWDRDWDRDWDRDWERAREREHRKGRGRDLESRARWPYARSPRSRFHQRDLSLPLMEKVAFAKEREHKRRDSVMDYETRSQDAVSYQDVVALTEDRKPQNPVQDNMENYRKLLSLGVQLAEDDGHSHMTQGHSSRSKRSAYPSTSRGLKTMPETKKSAHRRGICEDESSHGVIMEKFIKDVSRNSKSGRAREPSDRLQRFPRRPDSDWKEVPFNKRESVIQERGHEGNAFGGGGFNLNSNLVSRKRVLERKRRYHFDTDGKGSMHGRRGGARKRPFERSEVRKAASGSSLSAPPVPQLQPFDFGATPYVCDECGRSFSVISGFVEHQITHTRENLYEYGESFLHSVAVSEVQKRQAGGKRFECKECGEPFNKSAALAEHRKIHARDCLAGCKDEEYEEPFMPSPTFRELQKIYGKDKFYECRVCKETFLHSSALIEHQKTHGRDDKGSERGEAFKPSPALNELQKMYGKEKMYECKVCGETFHHSASLKEHHKIHTQGNPFENKGKVCEETFIPGQSLKRRQKTYPTEKAYDFQDGGDAFRQNSDLIEHQKIHSRKNLFEGRGYEKSVIHSVSFPESQKSHTITRPPEDEEDEKAFTVSSNPDDSREALSYERNPYERSFIHSSAFPGAHKSHSKPRVIAEATVQSSGATEHWKVHAGESTSERKGYERSVIHSLAAFRPPRGRGGNELLGCDEQQESSAYLSDPCGQPQKTLALESPYAGGKNNIFKGSFVHGASHTVTQDSLAGEGPSGWKKDGEPSVPKSDVREHQKARAKKKNIERRIYETSVIHSLRFGEPQTFHPREKFYECPECGESFVHSSDLTEHQKIHDRKKPSGSENYIRSVIRSIASTDPQTSYAGQSAQMSYAEEPAQTSYAEPPAQTSYAEPPAQTSYAEPQAQTSYAEPPAQTSYAEPPAQTTYAEPPAQTTYAEQPVRNECKECGECFATVEDLGIHQKIYAREKFHGGELFGDSVIQGLDGPRQEEPRQEGPDEPDEPEDTIYGCKDCGLGFVDRTDLKDHQKVHGREYLIDSREYAHSVTHTPSVSEYQKDYIGEQLYECPACGESFVHSSFLFEHQKIHEQDQFYGHRRYDEPFMQPLVISPQRPRAPQKSPPAGTSLQCQVCGQDFIHGSVLNEHMRVHAGDSLLEQGQGSTDAVSPGSAPTDLQRDQAKDKHYECATCGESFPSQADLREHMRIHEKDKPYDYGATFVHTSFLTEPPRRDSPFYECKDCGKSFIHNTVLTKHQKLHLEEEEAAAAAQEVEANVLVPREVLRIQGSNVEAAEPEVEAAEPEVEAAEPNVEAAEPNGEAEGPEGEAAEPNGEAEQPNGEAEQPNGDADEPDGAGIEDPEERAEEPEGDADEPDGAGIEDPEEEGDDQEIQVEEPYYDCRECGETFTSNSAYGEHLKTHARVIIFEPGSVYGESSHYTEHASTSSNDSGRADDKYFKCDVCGQVFTDRLSLARHQNTHTG; this comes from the exons ATGCTGCCTCCAAAGTACTTGTCTGCCACCAAACCCAAGAGGTCTTGGGCCCCAAATCTGTGTGAGCTAGACAGTGACTTGTCTCAGGAGCCGGATGCCGCCATAGGAGAAGCCGCCACTGACTCTGAATTCTTTCATCAGAGGTTTCGGAACTTCCTCTACGTGGAATTTGTCGGGCCTCGGAAGACCCTGCTCAAACTCCGAAACCTCTGCCTCGATTGGTTGCAGCCGGAGACTCGCACCAAGGAGGAGATTATCGAGCTCTTGGTCCTCGAGCAGTACCTGACCATCCTTCCAGAAAAGATCAAGCCTTGGGTGCGTGCAAAAAAGCCAGAGAACTGCGAGAAGCTCGTTACTCTGCTGGAAAATTACAAGGAGATGTACGAACCGGAAG ACGACACCAGCAGTGACGCCCACAGCGAAGGCAGCATGAGCCGGAAGGCAGCAGAGGCCCCGCCGCCACACTCCGCCTGCTGCA GTGACCGGGACTGGGACCGGGACTGGGACCGAGACTGGGACCGAGACTGGGAGCGAGCCCGCGAGCGGGAGCACCGGAAAGGCAGAGGCAGGGACCTGGAGTCCCGGGCCCGCTGGCCGTACGCCCGGAGCCCCAGGAGCA GGTTTCATCAGCGGGATCTTTCCCTTCCCCTGATGGAGAAAGTGGCTTTTGCAAAGGAAAGAGAGCACAAACGTCGGGACTCTGTGATGGATTACGAGACAAGATCACAG GATGCGGTGTCGTACCAGGATGTGGTGGCCCTCACCGAGGACCGGAAGCCCCAGAACCCGGTTCAGGACAACATGGAGAACTACCGGAAGCTGCTCTCGCTGG GGGTTCAGCTTGCCGAGGACGACGGCCACTCGCACATGACCCAGGGCCACTCGTCACGGTCAAAGAGAAGTGCCTACCCGAGCACCAGTCGAG GTCTGAAAACTATGCCTGAAACCAAAAAGTCAGCCCATCGGCGGGGGATCTGTGAAGATGAATCTTCCCACGGGGTGATAATGGAAAAGTTCATCAAGGACGTTTCGCGCAACTCCAAGTCGGGAAGGGCAAGGGAACCTAGCGATCGGCTGCAGAGGTTCCCCAGGAGGCCAGACAGTGACTGGAAGGAAGTTCCATTCAACAAGAGGGAGTCGGTGATTCAGGAGAGGGGCCATGAAGGGAATGCCTTTGGGGGAGGAGGCTTTAATTTGAACTCAAACCTTGTTTCCAGAAAGAGAGTTCTTGAGAGAAAAAGGCGCTATCATTTTGACACAGATGGGAAGGGCTCCATGCACGGTCGGAGAGGTGGTGCAAGGAAGCGGCCCTTTGAGCGCAGCGAGGTGAGGAAGGCCGCTAGTGGGAGCAGCCTTAGCGCGCCGCCCGTCCCCCAGTTGCAGCCCTTTGACTTTGGGGCGACGCCCTATGTGTGTGATGAGTGCGGGAGGTCCTTCAGCGTGATTTCGGGGTTTGTGGAGCATCAGATCACGCACACCAGGGAGAATCTGTATGAGTACGGCGAGTCCTTTCTTCATAGTGTGGCCGTCAGTGAGGTTCAGAAAAGGCAGGCCGGAGGGAAACGCTTTGAATGTAAGGAGTGTGGGGAACCCTTCAATAAGAGCGCCGCCCTGGCCGAGCATCGGAAAATTCACGCTAGAGATTGCCTTGCGGGGTGTAAGGACGAGGAGTACGAGGAGCCCTTCATGCCCAGCCCAACCTTCAGGGAGCTCCAGAAGATATACGGGAAGGACAAATTCTATGAATGCAGGGTGTGCAAGGAAACCTTCCTTCATAGTTCTGCCCTGATCGAGCACCAGAAAACCCATGGCCGAGATGACAAAGGTAGTGAGCGTGGGGAAGCCTTCAAACCCAGCCCAGCGCTTAACGAGCTGCAGAAGATGTATGGGAAAGAGAAAATGTACGAGTGCAAGGTGTGCGGGGAGACCTTTCATCACAGCGCATCCCTGAAAGAGCACCACAAGATCCACACCCAAGGAAACCCATTTGAAAACAAGGGCAAAGTGTGTGAGGAAACCTTCATTCCTGGTCAGTCCCTTAAAAGACGCCAGAAAACCTACCCAACGGAGAAGGCCTACGACTTCCAAGATGGTGGGGATGCCTTTAGGCAAAACTCAGACCTCATCGAGCATCAGAAAATTCATTCTCGGAAGAACCTCTTTGAAGGCCGGGGGTACGAGAAGTCTGTCATTCACAGTGTGTCCTTCCCCGAATCTCAGAAGAGTCACACTATAACAAGGCCACCTGAGGACGAGGAAGACGAGAAGGCATTCACTGTCAGCTCCAATCCTGATGACAGCCGGGAAGCCCTGTCCTACGAGAGGAACCCCTATGAGAGGTCTTTCATTCACAGCTCAGCCTTCCCTGGGGCTCATAAAAGTCACAGCAAACCGAGAGTGATAGCAGAGGCGACCGTTCAGAGCTCGGGTGCCACCGAACACTGGAAAGTCCACGCTGGGGAGAGCACCTCTGAAAGGAAGGGGTATGAGAGGTCCGTCATCCACAGCCTAGCTGCTTTCAGGCCTCCCCGCGGTCGCGGTGGAAATGAGCTCCTTGGCTGTGACGAGCAGCAGGAGTCCTCCGCTTACCTCTCAGACCCTTGTGGCCAGCCGCAGAAGACCCTTGCCCTAGAGAGCCCCTATGCAGGGGGTAAGAACAACATCTTCAAGGGCTCTTTTGTGCACGGTGCATCCCACACCGTAACTCAGGACAGTCTCGCTGGGGAGGGCCCCAGTGGATGGAAGAAGGATGGTGAACCATCTGTTCCCAAGTCAGATGTGCGCGAGCATCAGAAGGCTCGTGCTAAGAAGAAGAACATCGAGCGTAGGATTTATGAGACCTCTGTAATCCACTCCCTGCGTTTTGGTGAACCTCAAACGTTTCACCCGAGAGAGAAGTTTTACGAATGTCCGGAGTGTGGAGAGTCCTTTGTTCATAGCTCCGACCTCACTGAGCATCAGAAGATTCACGATAGAAAGAAGCCCTCTGGAAGTGAAAACTACATACGATCTGTCATTCGCAGCATAGCCTCCACGGATCCTCAGACCAGTTATGCGGGCCAGTCAGCACAGATGAGTTACGCTGAAGAGCCAGCTCAGACCAGTTATGCTGAACCACCAGCTCAGACCAGTTACGCTGAACCACCAGCTCAGACCAG TTACGCTGAACCACAAGCTCAGACCAGTTACGCTGAACCACCAGCTCAGACCAGTTACGCTGAACCACCAGCTCAGACCACTTACGCTGAACCACCAGCTCAGACCACTTACGCTGAACAGCCAGTCCGCAATGAATGTAAGGAGTGTGGGGAGTGTTTTGCCACTGTTGAAGACCTTGGCATACATCAGAAAATCTATGCCCGAGAGAAATTCCATGGTGGGGAGCTGTTTGGAGACTCTGTGATTCAGGGCCTTGATGGACCTCGACAGGAAGAGCCTCGGCAGGAAGGGCCAGACGAGCCAGACGAGCCTGAAGACACCATCTATGGGTGTAAGGACTGTGGGCTGGGCTTCGTGGATCGCACAGACCTCAAGGACCATCAGAAGGTGCACGGCAGAGAGTACCTCATCGACAGCCGCGAGTACGCGCATTCTGTGACGCACACCCCTTCTGTCAGCGAGTATCAGAAAGATTACATTGGAGAGCAGCTTTACGAGTGCCCGGCATGTGGGGAATCCTTCGTTCATAGCTCATTCCTTTTCGAGCATCAGAAGATCCATGAGCAAGACCAGTTTTACGGCCACAGGAGGTATGATGAACCCTTTATGCAGCCCTTGGTCATTAGCCCGCAGCGGCCTCGGGCCCCACAGAAGAGTCCTCCTGCTGGGACGTCCCTGCAATGCCAAGTGTGCGGACAAGACTTCATCCACGGCTCTGTCCTTAACGAACACATGAGAGTCCACGCTGGAGACAGCCTGCTGGAGCAGGGCCAGGGCAGCACAGATGCGGTCAGCCCAGGCTCGGCCCCCACAGACCTTCAGAGAGACCAGGCCAAGGACAAGCACTATGAGTGCGCGACCTGTGGAGAATCCTTCCCCAGCCAGGCCGACCTCCGGGAGCACATGAGGATTCACGAGAAGGACAAGCCCTACGACTATGGGGCCACCTTCGTCCATACCTCCTTCCTCACCGAGCCCCCCAGGAGAGATTCACCCTTCTATGAGTGCAAGGACTGTGGCAAGTCCTTCATCCACAACACAGTCCTCACGAAGCATCAGAAGCTGCACCTCgaggaagaggaagcagcagcagccGCCCAGGAAGTTGAAGCCAACGTCCTCGTTCCACGGGAAGTTCTGCGGATCCAGGGATCAAATGTGGAGGCCGCAGAGCCGGAGGTGGAGGCCGCAGAGCCGGAGGTGGAGGCTGCCGAGCCCAACGTGGAGGCCGCCGAGCCCAACGGAGAGGCCGAGGGGCCGGAGGGGGAGGCCGCCGAGCCCAACGGGGAGGCCGAACAGCCCAACGGAGAGGCCGAACAGCCCAACGGGGATGCTGATGAACCAGACGGGGCAGGGATCGAAGACCCAGAGGAAAGAGCCGAAGAGCCAGAGGGAGATGCGGATGAGCCAGACGGTGCAGGGATCGAGGACCCAGAAGAGGAAGGTGACGACCAGGAGATCCAAGTGGAAGAGCCCTACTACGACTGCAGGGAGTGTGGCGAGACCTTCACCTCCAACTCGGCCTATGGTGAGCACCTGAAAACCCATGCCAGGGTGATAATATTCGAGCCTGGAAGCGTCTACGGGGAAAGCTCCCACTACACCGAGCACGCCAGCACCAGCAGCAATGACAGCGGCAGGGCTGATGACAAGTACTTCAAGTGTGACGTCTGTGGGCAGGTGTTCACTGACCGCCTGTCCCTGGCCAGGCACCAGAACACCCACACCGGCTGA